A stretch of the Ictidomys tridecemlineatus isolate mIctTri1 chromosome 5, mIctTri1.hap1, whole genome shotgun sequence genome encodes the following:
- the Aar2 gene encoding protein AAR2 homolog isoform X2, whose translation MQMDPELAKHLFFEGATVVILNMPKGTEFGIDYNSWEVGPKFRGVKMIPPGIHFLHYSSVDKANPREVGPRMGFFLSLQQRGLTVLRWNAIREEIDLSPAPEAEVEAMRANLPELDQFLGPYPYAMLKKWISLTNFVSEATMEKLQPESRQICAFSDVLPVLSMKHTKDRVGQNLPLCGTECKSYQEGLARLPEMKPRAGTEIRFSELPTQMFPAGATPAEITRHSMDLSYALETVLNKQFPSSPQDVLGELQFAFVCFLLGNVYEAFEHWKRLLNLLCRSEAAMVKHHTLYVNLISILYHQLGEIPADFFVDIVSQDNFLTSTLQVFFSSACSIAVDATLRKKAEKFQAHLTKKFRWDFASEPEDCAPVVVELPEGIETG comes from the exons ATGCAGATGGATCCTGAGCTGGCCAAGCATCTCTTCTTTGAAGGGGCTACTGTGGTCATCTTGAACATGCCCAAGGGGACAGAGTTCGGCATTGACTACAATTCCTGGGAAGTGGGGCCTAAGTTCCGGGGTGTGAAGATGATTCCCCCGGGCATCCACTTCCTCCACTACAGCTCTGTAGACAAGGCCAATCCCAGGGAGGTTGGCCCTCGTATGGGCTTCTTTCTTAGCCTGCAGCAGCGGGGACTGACAGTTTTGCGCTGGAATGCCATCCGGGAAGAGATAGActtgtccccagccccagaggctgAAGTAGAAGCCATGAGGGCCAATCTTCCAGAGCTGGATCAATTTCTGGGGCCTTACCCATATGCCATGCTCAAAAAATGGATCTCACTCACCAACTTTGTTAGTGAGGCCACGATGGAGAAGCTACAACCTGAGAGCCGGCAGATCTGTGCCTTCTCAGATGTGCTGCCGGTTCTCTCCATGAAGCACACCAAGGATCGAGTGGGCCAGAACCTACCCCTCTGTGGCACTGAGTGTAAAAGCTACCAAGAGGGCCTGGCCCGGCTACCTGAAATGAAACCTAGAGCTGGGACAGAGATCCGCTTCTCAGAGCTACCCACACAGATGTTTCCAGCAGGTGCCACACCAGCAGAGATAACCAGGCACAGCATGGACCTGAGCTACGCGTTGGAGACTGTGCTTAACAAGCAGTTCCCCAGCAGCCCCCAGGATGTGCTTG GTGAACTCCAGTTTGCCTTTGTGTGCTTCCTGCTGGGCAATGTGTATGAAGCATTTGAGCATTGGAAGCGGCTTCTGAATCTCCTTTGCCGATCAGAAGCAGCCATGGTAAAGCATCACACCCTATACGTCAATCTCATCTCCATCCTGTACCACCAGCTTGGTGAGATCCCTGCCGACTTCTTTGTGGACATTGTCTCCCAAGACAACTTCCTTACCAGTACTTTACAG GTTTTCTTTTCCTCCGCTTGCAGCATTGCTGTGGATGCCACCCTGAGGAAGAAAGCTGAAAAGTTCCAAGCCCACCTGACCAAGAAGTTCCGGTGGGACTTTGCCTCAGAGCCCGAGGACTGTGCCCCAGTAGTGGTGGAGCTCCCTGAGGGCATCGAGACTGGCTAA
- the Aar2 gene encoding protein AAR2 homolog isoform X1 has translation MLLRPGALPDCFLRRSHPTPRGRDLRCVSAVPERGVSYSRRQGRRILLLVTYHWPVAAMQMDPELAKHLFFEGATVVILNMPKGTEFGIDYNSWEVGPKFRGVKMIPPGIHFLHYSSVDKANPREVGPRMGFFLSLQQRGLTVLRWNAIREEIDLSPAPEAEVEAMRANLPELDQFLGPYPYAMLKKWISLTNFVSEATMEKLQPESRQICAFSDVLPVLSMKHTKDRVGQNLPLCGTECKSYQEGLARLPEMKPRAGTEIRFSELPTQMFPAGATPAEITRHSMDLSYALETVLNKQFPSSPQDVLGELQFAFVCFLLGNVYEAFEHWKRLLNLLCRSEAAMVKHHTLYVNLISILYHQLGEIPADFFVDIVSQDNFLTSTLQVFFSSACSIAVDATLRKKAEKFQAHLTKKFRWDFASEPEDCAPVVVELPEGIETG, from the exons cTATTCTAGAAGACAGGGAAGAAGGATTCTCCTTTTGGTTACCTACCACTGGCCTGTGGCTGCCATGCAGATGGATCCTGAGCTGGCCAAGCATCTCTTCTTTGAAGGGGCTACTGTGGTCATCTTGAACATGCCCAAGGGGACAGAGTTCGGCATTGACTACAATTCCTGGGAAGTGGGGCCTAAGTTCCGGGGTGTGAAGATGATTCCCCCGGGCATCCACTTCCTCCACTACAGCTCTGTAGACAAGGCCAATCCCAGGGAGGTTGGCCCTCGTATGGGCTTCTTTCTTAGCCTGCAGCAGCGGGGACTGACAGTTTTGCGCTGGAATGCCATCCGGGAAGAGATAGActtgtccccagccccagaggctgAAGTAGAAGCCATGAGGGCCAATCTTCCAGAGCTGGATCAATTTCTGGGGCCTTACCCATATGCCATGCTCAAAAAATGGATCTCACTCACCAACTTTGTTAGTGAGGCCACGATGGAGAAGCTACAACCTGAGAGCCGGCAGATCTGTGCCTTCTCAGATGTGCTGCCGGTTCTCTCCATGAAGCACACCAAGGATCGAGTGGGCCAGAACCTACCCCTCTGTGGCACTGAGTGTAAAAGCTACCAAGAGGGCCTGGCCCGGCTACCTGAAATGAAACCTAGAGCTGGGACAGAGATCCGCTTCTCAGAGCTACCCACACAGATGTTTCCAGCAGGTGCCACACCAGCAGAGATAACCAGGCACAGCATGGACCTGAGCTACGCGTTGGAGACTGTGCTTAACAAGCAGTTCCCCAGCAGCCCCCAGGATGTGCTTG GTGAACTCCAGTTTGCCTTTGTGTGCTTCCTGCTGGGCAATGTGTATGAAGCATTTGAGCATTGGAAGCGGCTTCTGAATCTCCTTTGCCGATCAGAAGCAGCCATGGTAAAGCATCACACCCTATACGTCAATCTCATCTCCATCCTGTACCACCAGCTTGGTGAGATCCCTGCCGACTTCTTTGTGGACATTGTCTCCCAAGACAACTTCCTTACCAGTACTTTACAG GTTTTCTTTTCCTCCGCTTGCAGCATTGCTGTGGATGCCACCCTGAGGAAGAAAGCTGAAAAGTTCCAAGCCCACCTGACCAAGAAGTTCCGGTGGGACTTTGCCTCAGAGCCCGAGGACTGTGCCCCAGTAGTGGTGGAGCTCCCTGAGGGCATCGAGACTGGCTAA